Proteins encoded in a region of the Deefgea piscis genome:
- a CDS encoding AAA family ATPase, whose amino-acid sequence MTPSTPPRLLQQLHAAEQQLNQIILGKPHTIRLALTCILAQGHLLIEDIPGVGKTTLAHALARVLGLAFARIQFTSDLLPADLLGVSVYERHEARFQFHPGPIFTQILLADEINRATAKTQSALLEAMAERQVTLDGETHLLPTPFFVIATQNPQQQIGTFPLPESQLDRFLLRIELGYPSPAAERSLLEGIDRQVLLQQTAALLNAEQLIAAQTAIQQITASPALLDYIQALIAYTRRDTQFVYGLSPRAALALVHASKAWAWLNGRSMVLPDDVQQVFVPVAGHRLISKQSHRNDFTAVQQILTQVAIP is encoded by the coding sequence ATGACACCATCAACACCGCCACGCCTGTTGCAGCAACTCCACGCCGCAGAGCAGCAATTAAATCAAATTATTCTGGGCAAGCCGCACACCATTCGGCTTGCGTTGACATGTATTTTGGCCCAAGGCCACTTATTAATTGAAGATATCCCCGGCGTGGGCAAAACCACCTTAGCCCATGCTTTAGCTCGAGTTTTAGGTTTGGCATTTGCACGAATTCAATTTACCAGCGACTTACTGCCTGCCGATTTACTCGGGGTTTCGGTGTATGAGCGTCACGAAGCACGGTTTCAGTTTCATCCCGGCCCGATTTTCACGCAAATTTTGTTGGCCGATGAAATCAACCGCGCTACCGCCAAAACACAATCAGCCTTACTTGAAGCGATGGCCGAGCGCCAAGTCACTTTGGATGGTGAAACGCATTTACTCCCCACGCCGTTCTTTGTGATTGCAACACAAAACCCACAACAACAAATCGGTACTTTCCCTTTACCCGAATCGCAACTCGATCGATTTTTATTGCGTATTGAACTGGGCTACCCTAGCCCCGCCGCCGAACGATCCCTTCTCGAAGGAATTGACCGACAAGTTTTACTCCAGCAAACAGCGGCATTACTTAACGCAGAGCAGCTCATCGCCGCGCAAACCGCGATACAACAAATCACGGCCTCACCCGCACTGCTCGATTATATTCAAGCCCTGATTGCCTACACGCGCCGCGACACGCAATTTGTATATGGCCTATCACCGCGAGCCGCTTTAGCCTTGGTTCACGCCAGCAAAGCTTGGGCATGGCTCAATGGACGAAGCATGGTGCTACCCGATGATGTACAGCAAGTTTTTGTCCCCGTTGCTGGCCATCGTTTAATCTCCAAACAAAGCCATCGCAATGACTTTACTGCGGTTCAACAAATTTTGACGCAGGTCGCAATTCCTTGA